Proteins from one Malaya genurostris strain Urasoe2022 chromosome 2, Malgen_1.1, whole genome shotgun sequence genomic window:
- the LOC131431576 gene encoding mutS protein homolog 5-like has protein sequence MNETETRSSATQANKILSLCWNLGNLAAAYYDIDQLELYAIQQADEPRPQYASIRNLIRQYCPLFHLVSGPEEFISDVPALLQLPDGTRLQRLGVGNIESSEKARICDFGPKAINASFARVLVWNLPGIPPQATDSERRIFWESIVPFNQQLLIHAVACLLKLLDLMNIEGPVLTRIIVLAPESQLMIDDLSYQALQIFNSRMHPSGFKRNLEAGSCSVFNLFNRCSSKIGKAELKIIMRQPIRDVVELGKRFDTIQWLIDSDRSEIVHEMKSLIGNLSNVKLLYRKIVTKTAKICDWVSFKKSIYYSFLLCKLCAASSDPSVGGTPIDMLSRFVLESNNVLKQLLFTIDELVDLERGEREGKFSVKFGIDRKLDQIRHVIDESGATILETSRWDIENLPICWDDLYVTFLPSYGFVFSTSVTEELADPNIFERSSMSMLLQSDNTVYFQNDLCRVLNGQFINQLAEMHDREQAIVDKLIAFIEQVIPVIFDIFNLAARVDVFLAFASVAESQGYTRPTVTEKKVLRIEVGRHPLLEQFRSYNPNDTDIGGTNEHFMLILASDESIGKTIYLKEIALICYLAHIGSFVPAQAATIALLDSIYTRLDYPESVFSGKSSFMGELHQMSVILQNASSRSLVMIDEFGKGTTYSEGKSLLISSIEYLLQKGDQMPLTLIATQFTAIANYLNENKFLRIYQAHKEKSDEAEQSSLSETSSSTDCQAIFPTASQTMALTLLKNFLNNEIIDPRLVVQLYKSMPITQASTF, from the exons ATGAATGAAACGGAGACTCGCAGTAGCGCCACTCAAGCGAATAAAATCCTTTCGCTCTGCTGGAACTTGGGAAATTTAGCCGCTGCCTACTATGACATTGACCAGCTCGAACTGTACGCCATACAGCAGGCGGACGAACCGAGACCTCAGTACGCATCGATTAGGAACCTGATTCGACAGTACTGCCCTTTATTTCATCTGGTTTCCGGCCCGGAGGAGTTTATCAGCGATGTGCCGGCATTGTTACAGCTTCCGGATGGTACAAGGCTGCAGCGATTGGGAGTAGGAAATATAGAATCTTCCGAAAAAGCTCGCATATGCGATTTCGGCCCCAAAGCAATCAACGCAAGTTTTGCACGAGTTCTCGTTTGGAATCTACCGGGAATACCACCGCAAGCTACCGATTCCGAACGGCGGATATTCTGGGAAAGCATCGTACCTTTCAATCAGCAACTACTAATCCATGCCGTCGCTTGTCTGCTAAAGCTACTCGATCTGATGAATATTGAAGGACCTGTGCTGACTAGAATCATTGTCCTGGCTCCCGAGTCGCAACTAATGATCGACGATCTATCCTACCAGGCGCTGCAAATTTTCAACTCACGTATGCACCCATCCGGGTTCAAACGGAACCTGGAAGCCGGTTCGTGTTCGGTTTTTAACTTATTCAATCGATGTTCATCCAAAATTGGGAAGGCAGAGCTGAAGATCATAATGCGGCAACCAATACGAGATGTTGTAGAGCTGGGCAAACGATTCGATACCATCCAATGGTTGATTGATTCCGACAGGAGTGAAATTGTTCatgaaatgaaaagtctgatcgGAAATTTGAGCAACGTGAAACTATTGTACCGGAAAATTGTGACTAAAACGGCTAAAATCTGCGATTGGGTTTCCTTTAAAAAAAGTATCTACTATAGCTTTCTACTCTGCAAACTTTGTGCAGCTTCTAGTGATCCAAGCGTCGGTGGGACCCCCATTGATATGCTTTCGAGATTTGTTTTGGAGTCGAACAACGTCCTTAAACAACTTCTGTTCACGATAGATGAACTTGTGGACTTGGAACGAGGCGAACGAGAAGGAAAATTTTCCGTGAAATTCGGTATCGATCGTAAACTAGACCAGATTCGTCATGTCATCGATGAAAGCGGAGCTACAATTCTGGAAACCTCCCGTTGGGACATTGAAAACCTTCCCATCTGCTGGGACGATCTTTATGTGACGTTCCTTCCCAGTTATGGTTTCGTGTTCAGTACCAGTGTGACGGAAGAGTTGGCGGATCCAAACATTTTCGAACGATCCTCGATGAGTATGTTGCTACAATCGGACAATACCGTGTACTTCCAGAATGACCTATGTCGAGTGCTCAACGGTCAGTTCATCAATCAACTGGCGGAGATGCACGATCGAGAACAGGCGATTGTTGACAAGCTGATAGCCTTTATCGAACAAGTGATCCCGGTAATCTTTGACATCTTCAACCTGGCCGCTAGGGTGGATGTTTTTCTAGCTTTTGCGTCGGTTGCCGAAAGCCAGGGATACACTCGACCAACGGTAACCGAAAAGAAGGTTCTACGCATTGAAGTCGGTCGTCATCCTCTGTTGGAACAGTTCAGATCCTATAATCCCAATGATACTGACATTGGAGGAACGAATGAGCATTTTATGCTTATCTTAGCGTCGGATGAATCCATCGGTAAAACAATCTACTTGAAGGAAATCGCTTTGATCTGCTATCTAGCGCACATCGGTTCGTTCGTTCCGGCACAAGCAGCTACGATTGCATTACTAGATTCGATCTACACACGGCTGGATTATCCGGAATCCGTGTTCAGTGGGAAGTCCTCCTTTATGGGCGAACTCCATCAAATGTCGGTCATTCTACAGAACGCTTCGTCCAGATCGTTGGTAATGATCGATGAATTCGGGAAAGGAACTACCTACTCGGAAGGAAAATCGTTGCTAATCTCGAGCATTGAATATCTGCTTCAGAAAGGTGACCAAATGCCGCTCACTTTAATAGCAACACAGTTTACCGCAATTGCAAACTACCTCAATGAAAACAAATTTCTTCGGATCTACCAAGCTCACAAGGAGAAATCGGATGAGGCAGAACAAAGTTCGTTGTCGGAAACAAGCTCTTCAACGGA CTGTCAAGCAATCTTTCCAACAGCCAGCCAAACGATGGCCCTCACACTGCTGAAGAACTTTCTGAACAACGAAATCATTGATCCACGATTGGTTGTTCAGCTCTACAAATCCATGCCCATCACGCAAGCTTCGACATTTTGA